A stretch of Ipomoea triloba cultivar NCNSP0323 chromosome 13, ASM357664v1 DNA encodes these proteins:
- the LOC116001311 gene encoding desiccation-related protein PCC13-62-like: MISVVSLLFFFVLPSSGSTGGSKLPTGDLNLLEFPLNLEYLEAEFFLWGAFGYGLDKLAPNLSSNGPSPVGAKAAKLSPLVKDIIAQFGYQEVGHLRAIKKTVPGFPRPLLNLSAEAFATVVNDAFGKALNPAFDPYANDINYLIASYLVPYVGLTGYVGANAKLRSETAKRLVAGLLGVESGQDAVLRTLLYEHAKEEVAPYGITVAEFTNRFSDLRNKLGNKGFVKDEGLIVKEREGAEGKISGNILAGDEYSVAYDRSPEEILRIVYGSGEERKPGGFFPKGAHGKIAESYL; encoded by the exons GTTCGGGGTCCACTGGTGGGAGTAAATTACCAACTGGTGATTTGAACTTGCTAGAATTCCCTCTGAATTTGGAGTACTTGGAAGCTGAGTTCTTCTTGTGGGGTGCATTCGGCTATGGCTTGGATAAGTTGGCTCCCAATCTAAGTTCCAACGGTCCATCCCCAGTTGGTGCAAAAGCGGCGAAGCTAAGTCCCCTTGTTAAGGATATTATTGCCCAATTCGGTTATCAAGAAGTTGGACACTTGAg GGCTATTAAGAAAACTGTACCAGGATTTCCAAGGCCGCTACTAAACCTAAGCGCCGAAGCATTTGCAACGGTTGTAAACGATGCATTCGGAAAAGCTTTGAACCCAGCTTTTGATCCCTATGCAAATGACATCAACTATCTTATTGCATCTTACCTTGTTCCATACGTTGGACTCACTGGATATGTTGGAGCCAATGCCAAGCTCCGCAGCGAAACTGCCAAAAGG cTGGTTGCGGGACTACTGGGCGTGGAATCAGGGCAAGATGCAGTGCTAAGAACACTGTTATACGAGCATGCAAAAGAAGAGGTGGCGCCCTACGGAATCACGGTGGCGGAGTTCACCAACCGCTTCTCAGACCTGAGGAACAAGTTGGGAAACAAAGGATTCGTAAAAGATGAAGGCTTGATCGTTAAAGAAAGAGAAGGCGCCGAGGGAAAAATTTCCGGCAACATTTTGGCCGGCGATGAGTACTCAGTCGCATACGACCGGTCGCCGGAGGAGATACTCAGAATTGTGTATGGGAGTGGAGAGGAAAGGAAGCCTGGTGGTTTCTTCCCTAAAGGAGCTCATGGCAAGATTGCTGAGTCATATCTTTAA